Proteins encoded together in one Balaenoptera ricei isolate mBalRic1 chromosome 2, mBalRic1.hap2, whole genome shotgun sequence window:
- the RPS29 gene encoding small ribosomal subunit protein uS14, which produces MGHQQLYWSHPRKFGQGSRSCRVCSNRHGLIRKYGLNMCRQCFRQYAKDIGFIKLD; this is translated from the exons ATGGGGCACCAGCAGCTCTACTGGAGCCATCCGAGAAAATTCGGCCAGGGTTCTCGTTCTTG CCGCGTCTGCTCAAACCGGCACGGTCTGATCCGGAAATACGGCCTCAATATGTGCCGCCAGTGTTTCCGCCAGTACGCGAAGGACATCGGCTTCATTAAG ttggaCTAA
- the LOC132360613 gene encoding small ubiquitin-related modifier 2-like: MADEKSKEGVKTEDNDHINLKVAGQDGSVVQFNIKSHTPLSKLLKAYCEQQDTPAQLEMEAENTIGVFQQQTGGVY; this comes from the exons ATGGCTGATGAAAAGTCCAAGGAAGGAGTCAAGACTGAGGACAATGATCATATTAATTTGAAGGTGGCGGGGCAGGACGGTTCTGTGGTGCAGTTTAATATTAAGAGTCATACACCACTTAGTAAGCTATTGAAAGCCTATTGTGAACAACAGG ACACACCTGCACAGTTGGAAATGGAGGCTGAAAATACAATTGGTGTGTTCCAGCAGCAGACAGGAGGTGTCTACTAG
- the LRR1 gene encoding leucine-rich repeat protein 1 isoform X3, producing the protein MKLHCEVEVVSRHLPALGLRNRGKGVRAVLSLCQQAPRTQPRPRAGGERGGQHPACLFISTLKDKLGTRYELKENIEQFFTKFVDEGKATVRLKEPPVDICLSKDSIWLSYHSFPSLPRFGYCKNLCLWKILSKLFYSRNYYHEPTLCCSHCGLSR; encoded by the exons ATGAAGCTGCACTGCGAGGTGGAGGTGGTCAGTCGGCACTTGCCGGCCTTGGGGCTGAGGAACCGGGGCAAGGGCGTCCGGGCGGTGTTGAGCCTCTGTCAGCAGGCGCCCAGGACTCAGCCGCGGCCCCGAGCGGGGGGCGAGCGCGGCGGCCAGCACCCCGCCTGCCTGTTCATTTCCACCCTGAAGGACAAGCTCGGGACCCGCTATGAG CTAAAGGAGAACATTGAGCAATTCTTCACCAAATTTGTGGATGAGGGGAAAGCCACTGTTCGGTTAAAGGAGCCTCCCGTGGATATCTGTCTAAGTAAG gATTCCATATGGCTCTCATATCATTCCTTTCCATCTTTGCCAAGATTTGGATACTGCAAAAACCTGTGTTTGTGGAAGATTCTGTCTAAGCTGTTTTATTCAAGGAACTACTACCATGAACCTACACTCTGTTGCTCACACTGTGGTCTTAGTAGATAA
- the LRR1 gene encoding leucine-rich repeat protein 1 isoform X1 — translation MKLHCEVEVVSRHLPALGLRNRGKGVRAVLSLCQQAPRTQPRPRAGGERGGQHPACLFISTLKDKLGTRYEQLKENIEQFFTKFVDEGKATVRLKEPPVDICLSKANSSSLKGFLSAVRLAHKGCDIEAPLLTLTPVKTSEFEKFKTKMVITSKKDYPLSKNFPYSLEHLQTSYCGLVRVDMRMLSLKNLRKLDLSHNHIKKLPATIGDLIHLQELNLNDNHLESFSVALCQSTLQKSLRSLDLSKNKIKALPVQFCQLQELTDLKLDDNELIQLPFKMGHLTNLRFLSAARNKLPFLPSEFKNLSLEYLDLFGNIFEQPKVLPVIKLQMPLTLLESSARTVLYNRIPYGSHIIPFHLCQDLDTAKTCVCGRFCLSCFIQGTTTMNLHSVAHTVVLVDNMGGTEAPVVSYFCSLACYVNSCDMLK, via the exons ATGAAGCTGCACTGCGAGGTGGAGGTGGTCAGTCGGCACTTGCCGGCCTTGGGGCTGAGGAACCGGGGCAAGGGCGTCCGGGCGGTGTTGAGCCTCTGTCAGCAGGCGCCCAGGACTCAGCCGCGGCCCCGAGCGGGGGGCGAGCGCGGCGGCCAGCACCCCGCCTGCCTGTTCATTTCCACCCTGAAGGACAAGCTCGGGACCCGCTATGAG CAGCTAAAGGAGAACATTGAGCAATTCTTCACCAAATTTGTGGATGAGGGGAAAGCCACTGTTCGGTTAAAGGAGCCTCCCGTGGATATCTGTCTAAGTAAG GCCAATTCCAGCAGTCTAAAGGGTTTCCTTTCAGCTGTGAGACTGGCTCACAAAGGCTGTGATATTGAGGCACCACTTTTAACCCTCACACCAGTGAAGACTTCagaatttgaaaaatttaaaactaaaatggtTATCACATCCAAAAAGGACTATCCTCTAAGCAAGAACTTCCCCTATTCTCTGGAACATCTTCAGACTTCTTACTGTGGGCTTGTCCGGGTTGATATGCGTATGCTTTCCTTAAAAAACCTTAGAAAATTAGACTTGAGTCACAACCATATAAAAAAGCTTCCAGCTACAATTGGAGACCTCATCCACCTTCAAGAACTTAACCTGAATGATAATCACTTGGAGTCATTTAGTGTAGCCTTGTGTCAGTCTACACTCCAGAAGTCACTTCGGAGTTTGGATCTCAGCAAGAACAAAATTAAGGCACTCCCTGTACAATTTTGCCAGCTCCAAGAACTTACAGATTTAAAACTTGATGATAATGAATTGATTCAACTTCCTTTCAAGATGGGACATCTGACAAACCTGCGTTTTTTGTCAGCGGCTCGAAATAAGCTTCCGTTTTTGCCtagtgaatttaaaaatttatccctTGAGTACTTGGatctttttggaaatatttttgaacaaCCAAAAGTCCTTCCAGTTATAAAGCTGCAAATGCCATTAACTTTATTGGAATCTTCTGCGCGAACCGTACTATATAATAG gATTCCATATGGCTCTCATATCATTCCTTTCCATCTTTGCCAAGATTTGGATACTGCAAAAACCTGTGTTTGTGGAAGATTCTGTCTAAGCTGTTTTATTCAAGGAACTACTACCATGAACCTACACTCTGTTGCTCACACTGTGGTCTTAGTAGATAATATGGGTGGTACTGAAGCACCTGTTGTCTCTTACTTCTGTTCTCTAGCCTGTTACGTAAATTCCTGTGATATGTTAAAGTAA
- the LRR1 gene encoding leucine-rich repeat protein 1 isoform X2 — translation MKLHCEVEVVSRHLPALGLRNRGKGVRAVLSLCQQAPRTQPRPRAGGERGGQHPACLFISTLKDKLGTRYELKENIEQFFTKFVDEGKATVRLKEPPVDICLSKANSSSLKGFLSAVRLAHKGCDIEAPLLTLTPVKTSEFEKFKTKMVITSKKDYPLSKNFPYSLEHLQTSYCGLVRVDMRMLSLKNLRKLDLSHNHIKKLPATIGDLIHLQELNLNDNHLESFSVALCQSTLQKSLRSLDLSKNKIKALPVQFCQLQELTDLKLDDNELIQLPFKMGHLTNLRFLSAARNKLPFLPSEFKNLSLEYLDLFGNIFEQPKVLPVIKLQMPLTLLESSARTVLYNRIPYGSHIIPFHLCQDLDTAKTCVCGRFCLSCFIQGTTTMNLHSVAHTVVLVDNMGGTEAPVVSYFCSLACYVNSCDMLK, via the exons ATGAAGCTGCACTGCGAGGTGGAGGTGGTCAGTCGGCACTTGCCGGCCTTGGGGCTGAGGAACCGGGGCAAGGGCGTCCGGGCGGTGTTGAGCCTCTGTCAGCAGGCGCCCAGGACTCAGCCGCGGCCCCGAGCGGGGGGCGAGCGCGGCGGCCAGCACCCCGCCTGCCTGTTCATTTCCACCCTGAAGGACAAGCTCGGGACCCGCTATGAG CTAAAGGAGAACATTGAGCAATTCTTCACCAAATTTGTGGATGAGGGGAAAGCCACTGTTCGGTTAAAGGAGCCTCCCGTGGATATCTGTCTAAGTAAG GCCAATTCCAGCAGTCTAAAGGGTTTCCTTTCAGCTGTGAGACTGGCTCACAAAGGCTGTGATATTGAGGCACCACTTTTAACCCTCACACCAGTGAAGACTTCagaatttgaaaaatttaaaactaaaatggtTATCACATCCAAAAAGGACTATCCTCTAAGCAAGAACTTCCCCTATTCTCTGGAACATCTTCAGACTTCTTACTGTGGGCTTGTCCGGGTTGATATGCGTATGCTTTCCTTAAAAAACCTTAGAAAATTAGACTTGAGTCACAACCATATAAAAAAGCTTCCAGCTACAATTGGAGACCTCATCCACCTTCAAGAACTTAACCTGAATGATAATCACTTGGAGTCATTTAGTGTAGCCTTGTGTCAGTCTACACTCCAGAAGTCACTTCGGAGTTTGGATCTCAGCAAGAACAAAATTAAGGCACTCCCTGTACAATTTTGCCAGCTCCAAGAACTTACAGATTTAAAACTTGATGATAATGAATTGATTCAACTTCCTTTCAAGATGGGACATCTGACAAACCTGCGTTTTTTGTCAGCGGCTCGAAATAAGCTTCCGTTTTTGCCtagtgaatttaaaaatttatccctTGAGTACTTGGatctttttggaaatatttttgaacaaCCAAAAGTCCTTCCAGTTATAAAGCTGCAAATGCCATTAACTTTATTGGAATCTTCTGCGCGAACCGTACTATATAATAG gATTCCATATGGCTCTCATATCATTCCTTTCCATCTTTGCCAAGATTTGGATACTGCAAAAACCTGTGTTTGTGGAAGATTCTGTCTAAGCTGTTTTATTCAAGGAACTACTACCATGAACCTACACTCTGTTGCTCACACTGTGGTCTTAGTAGATAATATGGGTGGTACTGAAGCACCTGTTGTCTCTTACTTCTGTTCTCTAGCCTGTTACGTAAATTCCTGTGATATGTTAAAGTAA
- the RPL36AL gene encoding ribosomal protein eL42-like, with product MVNVPKTRRTFCKKCGKHQPHKVTQYKKGKDSLYAQGKRRYDRKQSGYGGQTKPIFRKKAKTTKKIVLRLECVEPNCRSKRMLAIKRCKHFELGGDKKRKGQVIQF from the coding sequence ATGGTCAATGTACCTAAAACCCGAAGGACTTTCTGTAAGAAGTGTGGAAAGCATCAGCCTCACAAAGTGACCCAGTATAAGAAGGGCAAAGATTCCCTGTATGCCCAGGGAAAGAGGCGCTATGATCGGAAGCAGAGTGGCTATGGTGGGCAAACAAAGCCAATTTTCCGGAAGAAGGCTAAAACCACAAAGAAGATCGTACTGAGGCTTGAATGTGTTGAGCCCAACTGCAGGTCCAAGCGGATGCTGGCCATTAAGAGATGCAAGCATTTTGAACTCGGAGGAGATAAGAAGAGAAAGGGCCAAGTGATCCAGTTCTAA
- the MGAT2 gene encoding alpha-1,6-mannosyl-glycoprotein 2-beta-N-acetylglucosaminyltransferase yields the protein MRFRIYKRKVLILTLVVAACGFVLWSSNGRQRKNEALSPPLLDAEPARGAGARAGDHPAVSVGIRRGSNESAAPLVAAAPHPEVDNLTLRYRSLVYQLNFDQTVRNVGKAGSWAPRELVLVVQVHNRPEYLKLLLDSLRKAQGIDNVFVIFSHDFWSTEINQLIAGVDFCPVLQVFFPFSIQLYPNEFPGTDPRDCPRDVEKNAALQMGCINAEYPDSFGHYREAKFSQTKHHWWWKLHFVWERVKVLRDYAGLILFLEEDHYLAPDFYHVFKKMWQLKQQECPECDVLSLGTYTAIRSFYGVADKVDVKTWKSTEHNMGLALTRDAYQKLIECTDTFCTYDDYNWDWTLQYLTVSCLPKFWKVLVPQVPRIFHAGDCGMHHQKTCRPSTQSAQIESLLNNNKQYLFPETLTISEKFMAALSPPRKNGGWGDIRDHELCKSYRRLQ from the coding sequence ATGAGGTTCCGCATCTACAAGCGGAAGGTGCTGATCTTGACGCTCGTGGTGGCCGCTTGCGGCTTCGTCCTCTGGAGCAGCAATGGGCGACAAAGGAAGAACGAGGCCCTCTCCCCGCCGCTGCTGGACGCCGAGCCCGCGCGGGGTGCAGGCGCCCGGGCCGGGGACCATCCCGCCGTGTCCGTGGGCATCCGCCGGGGCTCCAACGAGTCGGCGGCTCCACTAGTCGCGGCGGCCCCGCACCCCGAGGTGGACAACCTGACGCTGCGGTACCGGTCCTTAGTGTACCAGCTGAACTTTGACCAGACGGTGAGGAATGTAGGTAAGGCCGGCTCCTGGGCCCCCCGAGAGCTGGTGCTGGTGGTCCAGGTGCACAACCGGCCTGAATACCTCAAACTGCTGCTGGACTCACTTCGAAAAGCCCAGGGAATCGACAACGTCTTCGTCATCTTTAGCCATGACTTCTGGTCGACCGAGATCAATCAGCTGATTGCTGGGGTGGATTTCTGTCCGGTTCTGCAGGTGTTCTTTCCTTTTAGTATTCAGTTGTACCCCAACGAGTTTCCGGGCACTGACCCCAGAGATTGCCCCAGAGACGTGGAGAAGAATGCAGCTTTGCAGATGGGATGCATTAATGCTGAATATCCCGACTCCTTCGGCCATTATAGAGAGGCCAAATTCTCCCAAACCAAACACCACTGGTGGTGGAAGCTGCATTTTGTATGGGAGAGGGTCAAAGTCCTTCGAGACTATGCTGGCCTCATACTTTTCCTAGAAGAGGATCACTACTTAGCCCCCGACTTTTACCATGTCTTCAAAAAGATGTGGCAATTAAAGCAGCAAGAGTGTCCTGAGTGTGATGTTCTCTCCCTGGGGACCTATACTGCCATTCGCAGTTTCTATGGCGTTGCTGACAAGGTAGATGTGAAAACGTGGAAATCCACAGAGCACAATATGGGTCTGGCCTTGACCCGGGATGCGTATCAGAAGCTGATTGAGTGCACAGATACTTTCTGTACTTACGATGATTATAACTGGGACTGGACCCTTCAGTATTTGACTGTATCTTGTCTTCCAAAATTCTGGAAAGTGCTGGTTCCTCAAGTTCCTAGGATTTTTCATGCTGGAGACTGTGGTATGCACCACCAAAAAACCTGTAGACCATCCACCCAGAGTGCCCAAATTGAGTCACTCTTAAATAATAACAAACAGTACCTGTTTCCAGAAACTCTGACTATCAGTGAGAAGTTTATGGCAGCCCTTTCCCCACCTAGGAAAAATGGAGGGTGGGGAGATATTAGGGACCATGAACTCTGTAAAAGTTATAGAAGACTGCagtaa